Sequence from the Seonamhaeicola sp. ML3 genome:
ATAGACGATACATTTCCAACCGTACATAGAAATTTGGCATTGGGTTATTACAACAAGCAGAATAATCCCCAAAAAGCCAAAACTGCTTTAGAAAAGGCTTATGCACTTAATACAACTGATGCTCGTGTGCTTATGGAATTAGATCAGTTATATAAAAAGTTAAATATCGATATATCAACTCGTTTAGATATTCTAGAAAAAGCACCCGAACAGGTTGATTTTAGAGATGATTTATATTTAGAATACATTACGTTATTAAACCTTTCAGGTAAAGAAGAGAAAGCTTTACGTTTAATCAATGCCCGCAAATTCCACCCATGGGAAGGAGGCGAAGGTAAGGTGCCGGCACAGTATTTATACAGCCATGTTGCCTTAGCTAAAAAAGCCCTTTTTAGAGGAGATTATAAAAATGCTATTACACATTTAAACGAAACATTTCATTACCCGCATCATCTAGGTGAAGGTAAAATATATGGTGCTCAAGAAAACGACTTCAATTATTGGTTAGGCTGTGCCTACGAAGGTCTAGGAGATACCGATAAAGCTAGATTATATTGGGAAAAAGCATCTCAAGGTCTGTCTACACCAGCTGCTGCTATGTATTATAACGATCAACAACCCGACAAGATTTTTTATCAAGGATTGGCACTGAAAAAGTTGGGATGTCATTCTGAGGCAACTGAGCGTTTTGAAAAGTTACTACGTTTTGGTGAAAAGCAATTACAAGTGCCTTTTAAAATGGATTATTTTGCGGTGTCGCTTCCAGACTTGTTAATTTTTGAGGACGATTTACAGATACGCCACGAACACTATTGCTACTATTTAATAGGCTTGGGATGCTTAGGTTTAGATAAGTTTGAAGCAGCCCAGAATGCCCTTGAGCTTATCTTAAAGCAAAATAACTATCATATAGGTGCTCGTATACACCTAGAATACAGTAAACAATACCACACCATTTGATAAATAATATTTTTTAATCCATAACAAAAAATAACATGACGACAAGAGTATTAATTTTCTTTTTCTTTTTCTTTTGTTTAAACTTAACGGCACAAACACTAGATGTAAAAGATTTAAAATGCGAAACCCAAATCAATCCCGAAGGTATAACTAAAGCTAGACCAAGTTTTAGTTGGACATTTGTTGGTGATAGTATAAGTACTAAACAGGGTGGTTTTCGTATTATGATGGCTACAACTATTGAAAAATTGAAGTATCCAGATTTATGGGATACTGGGCCAACAAGTAAATCGGAAACAGGACCATATCAATACCTTGGAGAACCTTTAAAATCTGGACAAAAAGTCTATTGGCGAGTAACCGTTTGGGGTAATAATAGAGGAGTAAAGCATAGCGAACCTGCTTGGTTTACTATGGGCGACATAAAAAATCCTGAAAAAACTTTTGAACCACCTGTATTAAAGAGAGAAGGTGGTATTGTAAAAATTAATATCAATAAAAATGATACAGGTCGTGTTTTTGAGGGTATTGGAGGTGTAAGTGCAGGTGCTTCTACAGATTTACTCTACGATTACAAAGACCCCTATCGTAGTCAAATTTTAGATATTTTATTCAAACCAAAGTTTGGTGCGGCATTCCAACATCTAAAGGTGGAATTAGGTGGAGGTGAAAACTCGACATGTGGGTCTGAGCCCTCGCATGCCATTACTAGAGAAGAACTAAAAAATCCAGTGTCAAGAGGATATGAATTTTGGTTTATGAAAGAAGCTAAAAACAGAAATCCTGATGTGATATTAGAATATTTACCATGGAGTTTTCCTGGGTATTTAAAAGAAAATATTTACACAAAAGAATCTGCCGAATACTTTGTATCGTTTTTAGATGTTGCTAAAAGAGATTGGGATTTAGATTTGGATTGGGTAGCCGCTGCCGAAAACGAAAATTATACAGATAGAGATTGGTTGGTAAATAACGTTCGTCCTTTACTAGATGCCAGAGGATATAAAGATGTCAAAATTCAGGGACCAGATGATAATAGTGGCGATTGGCAAATATTCGAAGAACTTGAAAAAGACCCAGAGTTTAATACTATAATTAAAGCTGTGGGTTATCATTATGTAACTGGTCGTGAGTTTAACGAGAATATGGTGGACGGGCGAGGCAGGCCTACAACAGCCAAAGCTAAAGCCTCTGGTACACCACTTTGGGCCAGTGAAGATTGGAGCTGGACAGGTAAAGACTGGGGTGGTGCAGGGGCACTAAATTTAGCACGTCTTTATAATAAATTTTACATTCGAGATAAAATTACCAAAACATTAATTTGGGCACCTATTGGTTCTATTTATAAATCGGTTACATGGGATAAAGCCGGCGCAATGAAAGCCAACAGTCCTTGGAGTGGCTATTATGAAGTATGGCCAACAATTTGGGCTACAGCGCACACCACGCAATTTGCTCAACCCCTAGATTGGCAGTATTTAGATACCGCATGCGGTTTGTTTGATACATCAACTTATAAAGGAAGTGTTGTTACCTTAAAAGACAAAAATAGCACTAATTGGAGCATGATTATCTGTACAGAAAAATCAGAAACAGTAGAAGTTAACATAGAAAAAGGATTGTGCAAAAAAACAGTTTACGTATGGAAATCTGATGCCAACAATCAATTTATACAGCAGGAGGCGATTAAACCCAAAAAAGGTGTATTTACTATAAAATTAGACCCAAAGTGTATTTACTCGCTAACCACTACAACAGGGCAACAAAAGGGAAGTTACAATATTCCAGAAGAAACCGCTTTTCCTTTTCCTTACTCAGAAGATTATGAGGGTGGTAAAGAAAACGATTTGCCTAAATACCATTCCGATCAAACAGGAAGTTTTGTTATTACAAAAAAGGAAGATGGTACAAATTGCTTAATGCAGTTAAATCCAGAACAAGGCTATGATTGGATGCGTGTATACAGGCGTTCTAACATAAAACCCAATACCCTTATCGGTGATGTGAATTGGAAAAATTATACCTGTAGTGTAGATGTTTTTATAGAGAACGGTGACGTAGAATTAGGAGGGCGTGTAACAAGCAGCTATATAAAAGGGTATCGTTTTATGTTGATGAAAAGCGGTGATTGGAAATTGCTATTTCATAAAACAGTGTTGCAAGAGGGAACTATTAAAAACTTCGAGGGTAATATGTGGCATAATATTAAGCTGAAATTTAATAATGAGACCATTGAAGCTTTTGTGGATCAAGTCTCAATAACTAAGCTAGAGAGTAAAGAAAAAAATGGATATGTCATGCTGGGTAGCTCCTACAATAACAACCTGTTTGATAATCTTAAAATAAATCCATAAAATACATGATAATGCAGGATGATTGTAGCCTGTAAATTTATGTAACTTGCAAATTGTAAGTTTTAAAGATTATAAAAGTGAGTGTACATAAACCTAGTATATTAGTTGTAGTTATTTTACAAATATTTTGTTTTGGTTGTATTTCTTCAAATGAAGAAACAGCACAAGATGAGAGCTTGAGTTTAGCTGAATTATCAGAGAATTTTAAATCACCCTCATTGCAATACCGCCCAGAAACGTGGTTTCATTTAATGGGTAATAATATTAGTAAAGAAGGATTAACTCTAGATTTAGAAGCCATAAAAGCAGCAGGTTTACAAGGAATACACTTGTTTAACAAGGCAGGAAAACTCTATCCTAATGTAGAGCCTATTAAAATTTTATCTCCCGAATGGGAAGATATGATTCGTCATGCCGCAGATGAGTGTCAACGTTTAGGGTTAAAATTTACCATGCAAAACTGCCCAGGCTGGTCCATGACTGGTGGCCCTTGGGTGCCAGTAGAAGAAGCACAACGCGAAGTTGTAGAAACCACCTATCATATTTCTGGTGGTAAGAACTTCAATGAAGTTTTAGAAATTGATGCCTTGTATCATACGCCAGATTACGATTATAAAGATATTGAAGTATTAGCTTTTCCAAAGGTTGAAGGCGATGATTTAGAAGCTTTAAGCCCATCAAAAATTGAAACTAACAACATCATAGTACCTTGGGAGGATATTTTTAATCCAGATTCAAAAATTATTGTTACACGCAAAACTACGCGCTTAGATAAGCCTCTTAATGAGTATCGTGCTAATGGTATTTCAAAAGTAAATAATGAAGATACTTGGGTGAAAACAAGTTTTTATACGTCTATTACCTTAAGAACCATAACATTTCCTCAAATACGTCATATAATTATGGGTACAGAGTACCCCGTTATTGATGTAAATCTTAAGGTAGAAGCATTGGTAAATAATAAATTGGTAGAAATAACAACGCTTAATCTACCAGATGCTAATTGGAATGATAGACGTAAACATCTTACGTTAACTATTCCAGAAACAACATCAAATGAATTTGTCTTTACATTTGAAGGGAAACATTCAATAGCTCCTGAGTTTATCCGATTAAGTTCAAAACCAAGGCTACATAATCACGAAGCAAAGGCAGCTAAAGTGTTAAGGCGTCTTGAAAAAGATGTTGATATTAATTATGCTGAAAATACAATTGTAGATAGTAAGTCTATTATTAATCTCACAGATAAAATGTCGACTGAAGGCAAACTAACTTGGGATGTCCCGGAAGGTAGGTGGACCGTCGTTCGTTTTGGTCATGTAAACATGAGACTTACAAATAAACCTGCAGTTCCAGAAGCCACAGGTTGGGAATCTAGTAAATTGGATAAAATCGCTATTGAAAACCATTTACGAAACGGAATGATTGGTAATTTGATAAAAGATGGAGGGCCCATTGGAGATGGAAAACTGCATGGCTTGTTAATTGATAGTTGGGAAAGTCATGTACCAACATGGACGATGAATTCCGAAGATTTGTTTAAAGAATTTGAAACGCGACGAGGCTATAGTATGAAAACCTATTTGCCTGCTACTATGGGTTATGTTTTGGATGACAAAGAGACGACTACCAAGTTTTTAAGAGATTTGCGTCATACTATGGACGAGGTGTTTATCGATAATTTCTTTAAACATTTCGCAACTGTGGCTCACGATATGGGAGCAGAGGTATACACCGAAGGTGCAGGAGGAGAAGTGCTTCCTGTAGACCCCATGCGTTATTATGGGGTTAGTGATATTCCAATGACGGAGTTTTGGTATCCCTCAGCGCCATCGGCTCAGAACGAATATGCTAAACCTATTTTCAATGCCGCATCTGCAACGCATCTGTATAATAAACCAGTCTTAGCTGCAGAGGCCTGTACGCAAGTTGGTGTAAAATGGAATGAGCATCCGTTTTCTGTTAAATATTTAATCGATTATAATTTTGCCAAAGGCGTAAATCATTTGGTGTTTCATACGTTTTCGCATACACCGCAAACCGATGTATATCCTGGCTCTAGTTTTGGAGGACGCATAGGGTTTCCTTTAGTACGTCAGCAAACCTGGTGGCAATATATGCCAGATTGGATTGACTATTTAACACGGAATCAGTTTGTTTTACAACAAGGAGAATACGTAGCTGATGTCTTGAGATATTATGGCGACCATTATGAGCGTCCGCCGTTTGATTTGGATGAATTCCCCCAAGGATACCGATTTGATTACTTAAATTCAGAGATATTACAGGAAAAAACAAGCATTAAGGATGGTAAGATTCATGTGGAAAATGGAGGGGATTATAGAATTATTACTTTAAGAGATTCTGAAAAAATACTTTTGTCAACCCTGAAAAAGTTAAAAGAATTAGTGTTAAATGGTGCGGTTGTTTTAGGTGATAAGCCTACAGATTCTCCAAGTTTAATGGACGATGCCAGTGATGTGAAAGCACTACAAGCCATTGCGAATGAGCTTTGGGGAACAACTGAAAGTGGAATGAAACAAGTTGGGAAAGGGCGTGTGTATTGGGGTAAAACTATTAAAGAAGTATTAGATAGCGAGAACATTGAAAAAGATGTTATAGTTCCAAATGAATTGGAAATACATTGGATCCACAGAGAGACAAAAGATGCAGACATCTACTTTGTAGCTTCAAAAGAAGAAAACCCAGTAGATGTAGCTTTAAGCTTTAGAATTTCAGATGGAGCGCCTCAAATTTGGAATGCTTTCACAGGACATCAGCAAAATGCCAAAATTTGGAAAAAAGAAAATGATAGAACTAATATAGCTTTGTCCTTACCTGCAAATGGAAGTGCCATTGTTGTGTTTTCAAAAGGTGAAAGTGAACCTTATGCATCGGAAGTTTTATTAGGAAATACAACACTTTTAGATACTAGAACAGGATGGTTTGTAACTCATGAAAATGATGATTATCCAAAATTAAACTGGACAGATAACGAATTTTCAGCTTCAATTCCTGGAGAATATAGTTTTGTTCAAGGAGAAAATATAATAAAAGAAACCATAAAAATCACTGAACAATCCTTGCAAAGTGACTGGGAGTTAACCTTTGATAAAGGTTGGGACACTCCTGATGTTTTTAAAGTTGAATCACTGAAGCCTTTAACCGAATTACAAAATGAAGGTGTAAAGCACTTTTCAGGAACAACTACTTACACAAAAACCTTTGAAGTCAATAAAACAGGAAAATCTGCAATTTTAGATTTAGGAAAAGTAGCGAACATTGCTGAGGTTTGGTGTAACGGAAAAAAAGTGGGTGTAAAATGGGCGCCACCTTTTACTTTTGATGTGTCAAGCCTAATTAAAACAGGAAAAAATACGCTTACAATAAAAGTGACAAATACATGGCGCAATCAATTAATTTTTGATAATCAACGCCCTCAAGGAAGTAAAAAAACCTGGACAACTGCAGGGCCAAGGCCAAATGAAACGGAATTGGATG
This genomic interval carries:
- a CDS encoding glycosyl hydrolase; translated protein: MSVHKPSILVVVILQIFCFGCISSNEETAQDESLSLAELSENFKSPSLQYRPETWFHLMGNNISKEGLTLDLEAIKAAGLQGIHLFNKAGKLYPNVEPIKILSPEWEDMIRHAADECQRLGLKFTMQNCPGWSMTGGPWVPVEEAQREVVETTYHISGGKNFNEVLEIDALYHTPDYDYKDIEVLAFPKVEGDDLEALSPSKIETNNIIVPWEDIFNPDSKIIVTRKTTRLDKPLNEYRANGISKVNNEDTWVKTSFYTSITLRTITFPQIRHIIMGTEYPVIDVNLKVEALVNNKLVEITTLNLPDANWNDRRKHLTLTIPETTSNEFVFTFEGKHSIAPEFIRLSSKPRLHNHEAKAAKVLRRLEKDVDINYAENTIVDSKSIINLTDKMSTEGKLTWDVPEGRWTVVRFGHVNMRLTNKPAVPEATGWESSKLDKIAIENHLRNGMIGNLIKDGGPIGDGKLHGLLIDSWESHVPTWTMNSEDLFKEFETRRGYSMKTYLPATMGYVLDDKETTTKFLRDLRHTMDEVFIDNFFKHFATVAHDMGAEVYTEGAGGEVLPVDPMRYYGVSDIPMTEFWYPSAPSAQNEYAKPIFNAASATHLYNKPVLAAEACTQVGVKWNEHPFSVKYLIDYNFAKGVNHLVFHTFSHTPQTDVYPGSSFGGRIGFPLVRQQTWWQYMPDWIDYLTRNQFVLQQGEYVADVLRYYGDHYERPPFDLDEFPQGYRFDYLNSEILQEKTSIKDGKIHVENGGDYRIITLRDSEKILLSTLKKLKELVLNGAVVLGDKPTDSPSLMDDASDVKALQAIANELWGTTESGMKQVGKGRVYWGKTIKEVLDSENIEKDVIVPNELEIHWIHRETKDADIYFVASKEENPVDVALSFRISDGAPQIWNAFTGHQQNAKIWKKENDRTNIALSLPANGSAIVVFSKGESEPYASEVLLGNTTLLDTRTGWFVTHENDDYPKLNWTDNEFSASIPGEYSFVQGENIIKETIKITEQSLQSDWELTFDKGWDTPDVFKVESLKPLTELQNEGVKHFSGTTTYTKTFEVNKTGKSAILDLGKVANIAEVWCNGKKVGVKWAPPFTFDVSSLIKTGKNTLTIKVTNTWRNQLIFDNQRPQGSKKTWTTAGPRPNETELDDSGLIGPVLLRSIP